In the genome of Bacillus sp. S3, one region contains:
- a CDS encoding YodL domain-containing protein, whose translation MMIKMLTKRACIPYDVTIFQTPKYRERKGYQEVYRTMIDANNRKHCLQETFRRFNVTDRIPANYKGRFLATGDIILIDEGRAGQYYYQLKPGGWFPINRIVIR comes from the coding sequence ATGATGATCAAAATGTTAACAAAAAGAGCATGTATTCCATACGATGTGACGATCTTTCAAACTCCAAAGTACCGAGAACGTAAAGGGTATCAAGAGGTATATCGAACAATGATTGACGCTAATAATCGTAAACATTGTTTACAGGAGACCTTTAGGCGCTTTAATGTAACTGACAGAATTCCGGCTAATTATAAAGGGAGATTCCTTGCTACAGGAGACATTATCTTAATTGACGAAGGCCGGGCTGGCCAATATTATTATCAACTAAAACCAGGCGGCTGGTTCCCGATCAATCGAATTGTGATTCGCTAA
- the deoD gene encoding purine-nucleoside phosphorylase → MSVHIGAKENEIAETVLLPGDPLRAKYIAETFLEDAKCYNEVRNMFGFTGTYKGKRISVQGTGMGVPSISIYVNELMQSYHVQNLIRVGTCGAIQKDVKVRDVILAMTSSTDSNMNRLTFGHVDFAPAANFDLLRKAYDAGVAKGLNLKVGNIFTADSFYNDNAELEKWAKYQILAIEMETTALYTLAAKFGRKALSVLTVSDHILTGEETTAEERQVTFNDMIEVALEAAIKE, encoded by the coding sequence ATGAGCGTACATATTGGAGCAAAAGAGAATGAAATTGCCGAAACGGTATTACTGCCTGGAGATCCGCTTCGAGCTAAATATATCGCTGAGACATTTTTAGAGGATGCCAAATGTTATAACGAAGTAAGAAATATGTTTGGTTTTACTGGAACATATAAAGGAAAGAGAATTTCTGTTCAAGGGACAGGAATGGGTGTCCCTTCTATTTCTATTTATGTTAATGAATTAATGCAAAGCTATCACGTTCAAAATTTAATCCGTGTTGGTACTTGCGGGGCGATTCAAAAGGACGTAAAGGTCCGCGACGTGATTTTGGCGATGACCAGTTCTACTGATTCAAACATGAACCGGCTAACTTTTGGTCATGTTGATTTCGCTCCGGCGGCTAACTTTGATTTACTTAGAAAGGCCTATGATGCTGGAGTAGCAAAAGGCCTTAATTTAAAAGTTGGCAATATCTTCACGGCTGATTCTTTCTATAATGACAATGCAGAGCTTGAAAAATGGGCAAAATATCAAATCCTTGCGATTGAAATGGAAACTACTGCACTTTATACGTTAGCAGCTAAATTTGGCCGAAAAGCTCTTTCCGTTCTAACTGTTAGTGATCATATTCTAACTGGCGAAGAAACAACTGCTGAAGAACGACAAGTTACATTTAATGACATGATTGAGGTTGCATTAGAAGCTGCAATCAAAGAATAA